In Perca fluviatilis chromosome 14, GENO_Pfluv_1.0, whole genome shotgun sequence, a genomic segment contains:
- the LOC120573420 gene encoding LOW QUALITY PROTEIN: RNA-binding protein 4.1-like (The sequence of the model RefSeq protein was modified relative to this genomic sequence to represent the inferred CDS: inserted 1 base in 1 codon; deleted 2 bases in 1 codon) — MVKIFVGNLPREADQEEIKALFTEYGTVTECAIIKNYAFVHMDDRKDATKAIKNLHLYKLHGTPINVEASHGKNQGAVKLHVANVEKGADDELRALFEEYGSVTECAVVKNFAFVHMSNSEEAMDAIKGLDNSEFQGKRIHVQISKSRPRHDERDDYPPPPDRGGYWPXRYPGERHDLPPPPSYMRGRLGHLPPGYPAPPLPPPPPRRSVYPERPYEGERERYGVVDYYEKYRARPYGMAYEDQRAGAPPPPPPPSAVVRDRLMTSSLDPYERRPLPPPPSSYYARDRSPLRRAPSAPMPPASNGYSYERSRLSPVSRVPAYGVPRARDPYAERLPPPPPARYAY; from the exons ATGGTGAAGATTTTTGTGGGAAATCTGCCCCGAGAAGCAGACCAGGAGGAAATCAAGGCACTCTTCACGGAGTACGGCACTGTCACAGAATGTGCCATCATCAAGAACTACGCCTTTGTCCACATGGATGACCGCAAGGACGCCACCAAAGCCATTAAGAACCTGCACCTCTACAAGCTTCACGGCACACCGATCAACGTGGAGGCCAGCCACGGGAAGAACCAGGGCGCAGTCAAACTGCATGTAGCTAATGTAGAAAAGGGAGCTGATGACGAGCTCCGTGCTCTTTTTGAAGAGTACGGCTCAGTCACAGAGTGTGCGGTTGTCAAGAATTTTGCTTTTGTACACATGTCTAACTCTGAAGAGGCCATGGATGCCATCAAGGGACTGGACAATTCTGAATTTCAAG gCAAACGCATCCATGTTCAGATTTCTAAGAGCCGTCCCAGACATGACGAACGGGATGActacccccctcct ccagacagGGGTGGCTATTGGC CTCGTTACCCGGGAGAGAGGCACGACCTTCCCCCCCCACCCAGCTACATGAGAGGCCGCCTCGGCCATTTACCCCCAGGTTACCCTGCTCCTCCGCtgccaccccctccccccagaCGATCCGTTTATCCTGAACGACCCTATGAGGGTGAAAGGGAGAGATACGGCGTGGTAGATTACTATGAGAAGTACAGAGCCCGTCCGTATGGCATGGCCTATGAGGACCAACGTGCTGgcgcccctcctcctccccctcccccctcagcCGTCGTCCGAGACCGCCTTATGACCTCGTCGCTTGACCCCTATGAGCGTCGTCCCCTCCCACCTCCTCCGTCCTCGTACTATGCCCGAGATCGCAGTCCCCTCCGGAGAGCGCCTAGCGCGCCTATGCCCCCTGCCAGTAATGGCTACTCCTACGAGCGCTCTCGACTCTCCCCGGTTTCCCGGGTCCCGGCATACGGAGTTCCACGCGCCAGGGACCCCTACGCAGAACGGCTGCCTCCGCCACCGCCTGCACGCTACGCTTATTAA
- the tifa gene encoding TRAF-interacting protein with FHA domain-containing protein A, with amino-acid sequence MMNVSQTMETEEDLLTRLHVQLYHPQQSCKGLFELLPLGNKSKHSADEPLRLGRDAQGCTFALVDARVSRKQLALHAYRTPESPDLLFAIQNLSQRGRLSVNSSALGFLERMDLPDKALVRFGEYEMLIIRESGEAKGSFEVEFEVLAVPPSRETCMYVPSMSPVMETGCSRVINGLPGELRVGLLGPLETDETLMFNS; translated from the coding sequence atgatGAATGTCTCCCAGACAATGGAGACGGAGGAGGATCTCCTGACCCGTCTCCACGTCCAACTGTACCACCCTCAGCAGAGTTGTAAGGGCCTTTTCGAGCTGCTTCCTCTGGGGAACAAGAGCAAGCACTCGGCAGACGAGCCTCTCCGGCTGGGACGCGACGCCCAGGGCTGCACCTTCGCCCTGGTCGACGCCCGGGTGTCCCGCAAGCAGCTGGCCCTCCACGCCTACCGCACCCCCGAGAGCCCAGACTTGCTGTTCGCCATCCAGAACCTGAGCCAGAGGGGACGTCTGTCGGTGAACAGCTCGGCGCTGGGCTTCCTGGAGAGGATGGATCTCCCGGACAAGGCCCTGGTCCGGTTCGGAGAGTATGAGATGCTGATCATCCGTGAGTCCGGCGAGGCCAAGGGCAGCTTCGAGGTGGAGTTTGAGGTGCTGGCAGTGCCTCCGTCCAGAGAGACATGCATGTACGTGCCTAGTATGAGCCCCGTCATGGAAACAGGCTGCTCACGTGTGATTAACGGTCTTCCAGGTGAACTCAGAGTAGGCCTCCTCGGCCCCCTTGAGACCGATGAGACTCTCATGTTTAATTCCTGA